From a single Sorghum bicolor cultivar BTx623 chromosome 5, Sorghum_bicolor_NCBIv3, whole genome shotgun sequence genomic region:
- the LOC8067625 gene encoding uncharacterized protein LOC8067625, whose translation MECNRDEAQRAKDIAKKKFEARDLQGARKFAVKAQTLFPDLEGIAQMVATFDIYLASEVKVAGEKDWYSILCVATTADDETIKKRYRKLVLQLHPDKNKEVGAEGAFQMVQEAYTVLTDKTKRAVFDQKRNVRVFQQRTAQSSKASAPPAASDGFYNFAANAAAASKPTVNKRTAGPTAPAVRPRPPQPPPPSGPPPAPSSATPAPSANPPTFWTSCNKCKMNYEYLRVYLNNHLRCPSCREPFLAKEAPIPPTASTNRNTQWGPFSRAAGAASATASSAAAAQAANVVHQTYEKVRREREEAQAAARKEEALRRKYNPLKRHASMSDVFNPGTGDVASGKKLKTMVTDAGVGSSSFIPGPGANCFRVPGVNISFSTNIGAYEFQGVNGGPNWKPRPPIYISLARATSQVDVRGLLLEKAKSGLRNKLAGNKSKTSQVAASGKATKKHVVNESGRDNEALTPDDRTTNKDVHVDPKEIGSNTSSDAENEDDDPLSFNVPDPDFHDFDKDRTEECFQIDQIWATYDDSDGMPRYYAFIQKIFSLKPFKLRISYLESRTNSEFGPLNWVSSGFTKSCGHFRTEKYETCDIVNMFSHQMKWEKGPRGVIKIYPQKGDIWAIYRNWSPDWDEDTPDNVLHAYDVVEVLDNYDEDHGISVIPLAKVAGFRTIFERHQDLNGTMKIPKEEMFRFSHQVPFYRMSGEEAPNVPKDSYELDPAAISKELLQGTTETVEANGTS comes from the coding sequence ATGGAATGCAACAGGGATGAGGCCCAACGGGCAAAGGATATTGCGAAGAAGAAGTTTGAGGCGAGGGACCTGCAGGGTGCCAGGAAATTCGCTGTCAAAGCTCAAACACTCTTTCCTGATCTTGAAGGCATTGCTCAGATGGTTGCCACCTTTGATATCTATCTTGCTTCGGAGGTGAAGGTTGCTGGGGAGAAGGACTGGTACTCTATCCTTTGTGTTGCCACGACAGCAGATGACGAAACAATCAAGAAACGGTACAGGAAGCTGGTTCTTCAGCTCCACCCTGACAAGAACAAGGAAGTCGGTGCTGAGGGTGCTTTCCAGATGGTCCAAGAGGCATATACAGTGCTAACCGACAAAACTAAGAGAGCGGTATTTGACCAAAAGAGGAATGTAAGGGTATTCCAGCAGAGGACAGCTCAGTCAAGTAAGGCAAGTGCGCCTCCTGCTGCATCTGATGGCTTCTATAATTTCGCAGCTAACGCTGCTGCCGCCTCCAAACCGACAGTAAACAAGCGAACAGCAGGACCGACAGCACCTGCCGTGCGCCCGCGCCCACCTCAACCTCCACCACCATCTGGACCCCCTCCTGCACCTTCCTCTGCTACCCCTGCACCTTCCGCAAACCCTCCTACATTTTGGACCTCATGTAACAAATGCAAGATGAACTATGAGTACCTTAGGGTGTATCTGaataaccatcttcgttgccctAGCTGCCGTGAGCCGTTCCTAGCAAAGGAGGCACCAATACCACCAACTGCAAGCACTAACAGAAATACGCAGTGGGGTCCATTTTCAAGGGCTGCTGGTGCAGCTAGTGCCACTGCatcatctgctgctgctgctcaagctGCTAATGTTGTTCATCAGACGTATGAAAAAGttaggagggagagggaggaggcaCAAGCAGCAGCAAGAAAGGAAGAGGCTCTTCGGCGGAAGTACAATCCTCTAAAAAGGCATGCAAGCATGTCAGATGTCTTTAATCCTGGAACAGGTGATGTTGCATCTGGAAAGAAGTTGAAGACTATGGTTACAGATGCTGGAGTTGGTTCTTCATCTTTCATACCAGGTCCTGGAGCAAATTGTTTTAGAGTGCCCGGTGTGAATATATCTTTTTCAACCAACATTGGGGCCTATGAGTTTCAAGGCGTCAATGGCGGACCCAATTGGAAGCCCAGGCCTCCAATCTACATAAGCTTAGCTAGGGCCACCTCTCAGGTGGATGTTAGGGGTCTTCTGCTGGAAAAAGCAAAAAGTGGGCTGAGAAACAAGCTAGCAGGAAATAAAAGTAAAACATCTCAAGTTGCTGCTAGTGGAAAAGCGACCAAGAAACATGTGGTTAATGAAAGTGGAAGGGATAATGAAGCTCTCACACCTGATGATCGTACTACCAATAaagatgttcatgttgatccaaAAGAAATTGGTTCTAATACTAGCTCAGATGCTGAAAATGAAGATGATGACCCCTTGTCTTTTAATGTTCCTGATCCTGATTTCCATGATTTTGACAAGGATCGCACTGAGGAATGTTTTCAAATTGATCAAATTTGGGCTACATATGATGACAGTGATGGTATGCCTCGTTATTATGCGTTTATTCAGAAAATTTTCTCCTTGAAACCATTCAAGCTCAGAATAAGCTATCTTGAGTCAAGGACAAATAGTGAATTTGGGCCTTTGAATTGGGTTTCTTCTGGCTTCACAAAGTCATGTGGGCATTTCAGgactgaaaaatatgaaacatgtgaTATAGTCAACATGTTTTCACACCAAATGAAATGGGAGAAAGGGCCGCGTGGGGTAATCAAAATTTATCCACAGAAAGGTGACATCTGGGCTATTTATCGGAATTGGTCCCCTGACTGGGATGAAGATACTCCAGATAATGTGCTTCATGCCTACGATGTGGTTGAGGTACTAGATAATTATGATGAAGATCATGGCATCTCTGTTATTCCCTTAGCTAAAGTTGCCGGGTTTCGGACAATATTTGAACGCCATCAGGATCTGAATGGTACCATGAAGATTCCCAAAGAAGAGATGTTTCGGTTTTCACATCAAGTGCCTTTCTACAGGATGTCAGGCGAAGAAGCTCCAAATGTCCCCAAAGATAGCTATGAGCTTGACCCAGCTGCTATTTCTAAGGAACTTCTTCAAGGGACCACAGAAACAGTGGAGGCAAATGGAACTTCCTAA